The following proteins are encoded in a genomic region of Salminus brasiliensis chromosome 25, fSalBra1.hap2, whole genome shotgun sequence:
- the LOC140547804 gene encoding B-cadherin-like: protein MNFGLLLVFFQMLATVRDVSSYQVYKGTEADEESHHADLEFQGSSAGLKRRKREWVIPPMSFLENGRGPFPKELVRIHSSRAKETRMVFSVTGEGADQPPVGLFTINRNNGWLFVTKSVDREAKDKYVLQVHAVAADGEVREAPMEVIINVIDQNDNKPIFTQNPFLGSVPEAAVPNLEFMTVTATDADDPNTANADIRYSIISQNPQQPNPSLFDINPVTGGIRVKSGGLDRENYPEYTLLIQAADLEGNGLVTTGTAVITVTDSNDNAPQFEKTSYSVSVPENKVGAVVVKLPVTDGDEPQSPAWSAKFRIVGGNNGGFFNISTGPNKQEGIITTVKPLDFELNNKYTLLVAAENDVPFASPLPTSTTTVIVNVQDVNKAPVFDPVEKIIYKPEDLAVETELTVYTATDPDTAKTQTVTYRVGADPAGWLSVDRETGLIRVRSPMDRESPFMKDGKYKALILAVDDDPVPATGTGTLVIVLEDVNDNAPVIEEREIRVCNKESTPVLLSVTDKDGPGFADPYTVELQGDSRRDWTARMNETKTGIILTLKTALKQGQYSAVLRVYDASKLFQDNVIQATVCDCTGEYENCPFIITQHMNNFCFKV from the exons ATCTGGAGTTTCAAGGATCTTCAGCAGGActgaagaggagaaagagagagtgggtgaTTCCACCAATGTCTTTCTTAGAGAATGGCCGAGGTCCTTTCCCCAAGGAGTTGGTGCGG ATCCATTCTAGTCGTGCTAAGGAAACTAGGATGGTGTTCAGCGTCACTGGTGAAGGAGCAGACCAGCCTCCAGTGGGACTTTTCACCATAAATAGAAACAATGGTTGGCTGTTTGTAACAAAGTCTGTAGACAGAGAGGCCAAAGATAAATATGTG CTTCAAGTTCACGCTGTTGCAGCTGATGGTGAGGTTAGAGAAGCTCCTATGGAGGTTATCATCAATGTGATCGACCAGAACGATAATAAACCCATCTTCACCCAAAACCCTTTCCTTGGCAGTGTTCCAGAAGCTGCAGTTCCTA ATTTAGAGTTCATGACGGTCACAGCCACTGATGCAGATGATCCTAACACTGCCAATGCTGATATCAGATACTCCATCATCAGTCAGAATCCACAACAGCCAAATCCAAGCCTGTTTGACATTAACCCGGTCACTGGAGGGATTAGAGTGAAGTCTGGTGGTCTGGACAGAGAG AATTATCCTGAGTACACCTTGCTGATTCAAGCTGCAGATTTGGAGGGAAACGGCCTCGTAACCACTGGAACAGCTGTGATTACTGTAACGGACAGCAACGACAACGCACCCCAGTTTGAAAAGACCTCG TACAGTGTATCAGTCCCGGAGAATAAAGTAGGAGCTGTGGTGGTGAAGCTGCCAGTGACTGATGGAGATGAACCTCAGTCTCCTGCCTGGTCGGCCAAGTTCAGGATCGTTGGTGGAAACAATGGTGGATTTTTTAACATTAGCACAGGACCCAACAAACAGGAGGGAATCATCACTACTGTTAAG CCATTAGACTTCGAGCTGAACAACAAGTACACTCTGCTGGTGGCCGCTGAGAACGATGTTCCGTTTGCCAGTCCCCTCCCCACGTCCACTACCACGGTCATTGTGAATGTTCAGGATGTGAACAAGGCTCCAGTGTTTGACCCAGTGGAGAAGATTATTTATAAACCTGAAGATCTGGCAGTTGAAACTGAGCTAACCGTTTACACCGCCACTGATCCAGACACAGCGAAGACTCAGACAGTGAC ATATCGTGTAGGCGCTGATCCTGCTGGCTGGTTGAGTGTTGACCGAGAGACTGGACTGATCAGAGTGAGGAGCCCCATGGACAGAGAGTCTCCTTTCATGAAAGATGGCAAATACAAAGCTCTGATCTTAGCTGTGGATGATG ATCCAGTTCCAGCTACCGGTACAGGAACCCTTGTGATCGTGCTGGAAGATGTGAATGATAACGCTCCTGTtattgaagagagagagatcagagtgtGTAATAAGGAGTCTACTCCAGTCCTGCTGTCTGTGACGGATAAGGATGGACCTGGCTTTGCTGATCCGTACACTGTGGAACTCCAGGGAGACAGCAGGAGAGACTGGACCGCCAGGATGAACGAAACCA AAACTGGAATAATCCTCACACTCAAGACAGCACTAAAACAGGGACAGTACAGCGCTGTTCTGAGGGTGTATGATGCCAGCAAACTCTTCCAGGACAATGTCATCCAAGCTACAGTATGTGACTGCACTGGAGAATACGAAAACTGCCCCTTTATCATTACTCAGCATATGAATAATTTTTGCTTCAAGGTTTAA